In Lolium rigidum isolate FL_2022 chromosome 3, APGP_CSIRO_Lrig_0.1, whole genome shotgun sequence, the genomic window TGGATAATAATGACACCTGTGCTTTATGTGATCAGGAGGTTGAGTCTATATCCCATTTGCTCACTCAATATTCCTTCTCTAAACAAATACTGCATGATAATCTATCGAAACTTAACCTTCTTGGTTGTATGCCTTGATCCGATGAGAGCTTCAACGATTGGTTTGCTACTGCTGCAGATAATGCCAACCCTGCAATGAAAAAAGGTGTTAAATCTCTAATTCTGCTAACCATTTGGAGGCTCCGGAAAGCTAGGAATGATGTGATCTTTAAGAATATCAATCCCATTAGAGAAGACATGGTCATTTCTATTCTGGAAGAAGCTAAGTTGTGGATGGTTGCTGGGGCAAAAGCActtcgtcgcctacctctgcactCTAGGCCACCTGATGGTTAGCCTTGTACAGTTCTTTGTAgcttcttcttcttatttcttttttgttttgcttaaccTTTAGTTCTTTTTTCGCGTTCTCTATCTTTAACTTTTGTAGATTCGCTACTCTGGTGTACCACctactgatacgtcgcaaacgtatctataacttttgatgctccatgcttgttttacatcaattgctataagttttgtttacacttcgtggcacttttatgcattttccggaactaacctattgacaagatgccatagtgccagttccctgttttccgttgttttgtatttcagataagttgtacatgaaatattctcggaattgaacgaaacaaaagccaaagttgctattttaccgaaacgaagacggagtccataggagagacggaggggggccaggaGCCGTCcataccatgcctaggcgcggcctggccctggcccgtgcctaggggtggtctggggccacctggcgcccaccgactcgcccttccgcctagaaATTCCCTTCAACGAGAAAACCCTGAAAAATTAAGCCTCCGTCCACCAAAAGTTATGTCGCCACTGTCATCGTCCaaacaagtttcgggggtcagaagttcctgttccggcaccctgccgggacggagattgacccccggagccatcttcatcgactctaccgcctccacttcgactccatgatggttcgtgagtattttccccttggactacgggttctcggctgtagttagttggtactctctctcccatgtacttcaatacaatgatctcatgagctgtcttacatgattgagatccatatgatgtaattggtgttgtgtttgttgggatccgataaattatggaactgtgatcagattgttcatcatattatcatactattgttatttaagatcttgcatgctctcctgtacttgtagttaccttggtcaagtagttgcatgtatctctaagagggagtatttatgctcgatagtgggttcatgcctctagttttctagaagagtgacaataacttctaagattgtagatgtgtcgttgctactagggagaaaacaacaatgttttgtctaaggataattctattgtttactttacacacattgcttaatgcgataatctgttgcttgcaacttaatactggaaggggttcggatgataacctgaaggtggattattagtcacagacgcagttggattacggtttgtgttatgttgtaatgcccaattaaatactacagtaaactttatcttatcataacatgcattgtcatgccctcacaattatcagttgcccaactgtaatttgttcacccaacacatgctatttggagagttaccactagtgtagataggtgGGAACCCCAGTCCttttgtcatcatcattgctctacagtcaactccgcactggaatattttccggtgccatctccTCCGTGCTACTACTGgtgtgttactattgccattgttgtcatattactgctgctttcacatcatccCTGTTACTAGtggttttccaggtgcagctgaattgacaacttcgctgttaaaacttataagtattctttaccttcccttgtgtcgaatcaataaatttggttttTTACTtttctcgaagactgttgtgatcccctatacttatgtGTCATCACCCGCTTTCTCTGCGGTTTTATTCTAATATCCAAATGGCGTGTGTTCGAGAAAAACTTCCTTTCGCCCTCGTTCTGCATGGAGAAAGAACCAAAGTTAGCTGTGATTGTTACAAGACTGCAGCAACATGTTCCATGTCGAGATAATATTCAACTGGTCGTGAAAAACAAGGTACACCAATATATTCTTGGCAGTTTCATGATTAGAACATAAGAGAAAAATCCTTTCAGACTGATGGAAGGAAATATCATAATAATATTTTGGCCATAATGTTTGCAAAAAACATAGCAGGTTTTTATTCTTTACATACATCAGAGCATTGCAACTGCCAGCTGAGCTGGTAAAGTTATAAATCCAACGTTTTACTTGGAACAATGCAGGGCATAGATGTAAATAACATGAACGACAGTTGACAGATTACAATTTTACAATAAAAACATTCTTTTCAAGGGAACTAGTGCTCCATGATAACAAGCTGAAAGGGGTCCCGAGAATATATGTGAATACGATTGTGACCCTGGAACTTTCAGCCACTATTTTGGATCTCCTCAATCCGCTGTACGACATCTGACATTGTAGGCCTCAATTTGGGATCTTGACTGCAACAGTTCAGGGCGAGCTGCAGAAGTTGCAGCATGCACCCATCTTGCCCGTCCTTCTGCCCCTGTCTTAGGAGCTCCACATCGAGCACCTCCGCCACCCACTCCTCGCGTGCAACGGAACGCACCCACCGTGGCAAATCAAGCTGTGTCTGTGTAGGAGCCTTGCCGGTGAGAAGCTCCATCAGTACCACGCCCAAGCTGTACGCGTCGGCTTTCTGAGAGACCCACTTCTTGTTGGTGATCTCAGGCGCGCTGTACCCCGAGGCACCAGGAAACATGCCAAGGGTTATGAGGCCGTTCTCTGACACACATGCATCGTGGGTGTCGGTGAGCAGGATGTTAGAAGACTTGATGTTACCATGGCAGCTTGATGGCCCGACTAAGTGGATAGACGCCACACCGCGAGCAGCAGCGAGCGAGATGGCTGCCCGCTGCTGCCAGTCCAGCGGAGTTCGGCCAGATCCTCGACCACCTAGATTCAACCATCATGAATTGGTGGCGCATCAGAAACACCAGAAATTACAAAGGCAATCATATAATACAAAGCACAATATGACAGTATATGCACATATATATTACCATGGAGCACTTCCGCTAGGCtgcccatggggatgaaactgtaAACTAGCATCTTCTCATCCCTGCTATAGTAATACCACCGTAGTGGCACAACGTGTTTGTTCTGGATGGCGCCAATCAGTGTGACATGCTGCTCAAACTTTGCCTTCGGCAAGTGCACATCCTTCAGCCTCTTGGCCACCACCTCATATCCACTATGGAGCGTTACTTTGTATGTCGACCCGACTATACCCTTGCCGAGAACTTCAGCCGATGCCGCAAGCAGGTCATCCAATTCGAACAATTGGCATGTCTCTGTCGGTGTAATGATAAAAGTTCCCACATTTCGGGTACTGCCACTGCTTCCCTGTGATGGTGCCGCTTTGTCTGGAGCTACAATTCCCGTCTTCGGGGTACTGCCACTGCTTTCTTGTGATGGCGCTGTTTCAGCCAGAGCTACAGTTCTCACATTCTTGCTATTGCTAGTGCTTCCTAGCGGTGTTGTCTGGGCTGAAGCTAGTTTACTTTTCCTCCACCAAGAAAACATAGTTAATTTTTCTTGGACCTGATGTGGCGCTTTTCTAATTCTGCGAAGACATTCTGCAACTTCTAACATCTCAGGGCGTTTGTCGAGCTCCATTTTCAAGCATTTACCTGCCAATTTAGCAATCTCTTCGACAGTCTTCATTTCGCTCGATGTTGCGATATCAGGATCAATCATCCCCCTCACACTCCCAAACCCTTTTGAAAGAGCTGCAGTAAAACTTCCAACCAAGACAATCTCCCCACCCTCTGTTATTGCCTTTTTTCTGGTTATCAGTTCCAGGAGCACAACTCCAAAACTATAAACATCACTCTTTGCTGTGAGGCGACCATTCTGAACAAACAGAGGGTCCATGTAGCCTATACTTCCAATCACATTTAGAGTGTATAGAGTATTTTCAGTATTGACTAGTCTTGATATTCCAAAGTCTGATATTTTTGCTCTGAGTTCATCATCCAGAAGTATATTACCAGGCTTGATATCACCATGAATGACCTGAGTATACATTTGTGAATGCATATATCCCAACGCTTCTGCACATTCAATGGCAATTCTTAGCCGCGTATCCAAAGCGATGGCAATACTATCTTGATGAAGGATGTTACTCAGATTTCCTTTAGGAATATACTCTGTGACCACCATTAGGGCATTTTCATCTACACAGTAGCCGACTAATCTGACTACATTCTTGTGATTGATTTCACGGTGGACGGTCAACTCTTTGGCAAAATTTTCTTTTACATTGCAGATGAACCTCTTGACTGCAACCATACTTTTGTCCTCAAGGACTCCTTTATAAACTTCTCCAAAGGCACCTCTACCGAGTATAGTTTCATAGTTGTTGGTAAATCTTTTTATCTCATCTTCTGTGAAACATTTCACATTATGATTGCTAAGCGCAATCCATTTCAATCTATGCTCTTCCTGGATAAGTTCTGTTACTATGTTTTCTGGATGATCCATCTTTGTAAGTACCTAGGAACTCACTGTTGGAAGACAGCTTGACCTTGAAAACAGTTTTGACAGTGCTAAAACTCAAATTGAATTCAACATATAAATGAGGAAAGAACTAAACAAAATACGAAAGAGTGCttaatttaattggaaatcatcaATGAATTGATAGGGATTTCCAATGCGCACTCGGCAACAGAGATGTTGCTTATACTCCATTAAGGTTCATTTAGGAAAACATCTTCCTCCAGCTGCCGAATATCACCAAACTAGACTGCAGATATTTACATAACACTGCAGAGATTTGTGTTTGCACACGGACTGAACCGCGAGAGGGAGTACAGTGTAGGAGAGATAATTATAATTTATTGTTCAGTTCTGCTGTGGATATTGAATAACACCTTCATGATACGATTTTGATAATTCTACATAATTGCTTCCTTAGAGAGGAAATGAAACAACGTTTTGaacatgatgaaaacaggttggaATCAGCTAAGCGAAGAAGTGAAGAATTTAATTCGAACTGCTAATCTCATGGGGGAAAATCAGAGACAGGACTACAAGTATATAGTAAAGACTTAAAGATGGGCATGGTTGAACCAAACATACCGAATGGAAGTCGTGACACAGTCAATGGAGCCTTCTGTTGTTACTGGTCGCGCAGATCGCCATGGAATGGATCGAGAAGAAAGAAGAGATAACGTATTGCTAATATAGCCTATTAGTCTATTTCATGAATTGCCAATATCGATGGTCAACTCTCAGAACATGAATGGGGTGGGGTGGCCTAAACTGTGGAGGTTGGGGTTCTTAAtgaaaaattgacaactgctgtcAGCTACCGAATTAAATAAGATGGTCATGCTGAACAAGTTAGTGCATAAGAGCGTCTCACCGTCAAAAGTTCTCCCTGACATTGGATTCTGGTCCACATTGCAAATGAAAAATGACAACCTAACCAACTTAGATACCACAATGTGCACGGGTAGATTTTGACTTTAGGACAATGAGAAATATTCCATATCTTGTTTTATACAGGACCTTTTCTTATGCTGAAGTTGTCACTTATATATAGGGCATATACACTGGCCGACAGCGTTGATACTgtcttttttattttaaatactaCTACTGTTTTTGTCGTAAATGTGTGACATCCTAGCAAGTGCTTCATCGACCTTATCTAACATTGACTACTTCTATACAAATCTTCAAAATGTTCAATATAGAAATTAATggtgagatttttttttgttagagACGGTGTCAAAGTCTTGAACGCAATAATATTTGGTATCTTTCTTAAGTGCATAGTTCCAGGCATATACATATTTCAACTGAGAATTGGAACAATATCATACCACTGACCATGGTTTAGTTCTTTAACTTTAGATGGTGGCCTTTCGTTATAGtaacattttttcttttcttgaaactgtCAATTTTAGCCAAATGGCATATCTACAACTTATGTCCATTTTCGGGTCTTCAGCCCATTGACCATGTTTGGAATGTAATTAAGCCTGCAATGAACAGAAAATTACCTGGCTTGGAGATCCCCTGCAGCTAGCTAAGCTCCTCCTCCCGCACGACATTCCCCCAAAATCCCACGGCGATGTCCAGATCCAGGCCCTCGAACCCCAGCCGTTACAGCCGGGAGCCACGCGGACTCCGGAGTCCAACTGCGAGCTGCCACCCTTTTTTTCCTGTTTGGTCACTCGGCGCATCAGCCATCCGGTGGGCAGGGTCGCCGCTCGAAGCCACGATTGCTGCATCGATCTGACCGCCGTGTGGGAAGGCGGCCCAATCCGACTTGATTCAGCGCTGTTGTAACTCCTCATATGCAGTAGGAGAACCGCGGCCACGGCGATGTCGAGCAACGGCGTAGGCTGGAGCTGGACGGAGGCGGTGACCGAGGTAGGAAGTAGGAACAGGGTGCGGATGGAATTAAGGAGTAGAGGTACGTATTCGAGAGCCGAAAGCGTATATTATTTATACACCTTACGGACGCATCATGttcagtattctgtgaaatctgaaGAATATCCCCAAAGGTATACGAAGTTACGAACCATGGAAAAAATAGCAGTAGGTAATTGCAAACGGGTACGTACACTgtacaagagaaaggagaattaCAAAATGGCAAGCCAGTCTTGCATGCCCTGCTTGCGACAAGGTTTAGCTATTGTGGAAATGTTGACACACTATCATTAGCTGATTCATTTGGTTGATGTCATTTGTATGATGCCCTGATTGTAGAGTACTGTCTTCGTCTCTATTTATCAGCAGAAAAACATTGGGCACATTAAGCGGTTTGTGAAAACTCTCACGGCGGCTTTGAGAGTGAGCACGCTATACATTCATACTCTGAATTTCTGCAAACGTGACCATCTTAGTAAATGTTGTTGTCAAGCACCCAGGGTTGTACATTCATATCTGAATTGCACTGCGGCTCGCTTCTGAGCTGCTTCAGCTTTCTGTGCAGCTTCCTCTGTGCGATGAAGTTCAGAACAAACAAATAAAATCAACGTTGTCTTACTAAGGAAAAGGAACCAGTTATTTTTCATTAAGACCTGCCAACTGAAAACTAATTACACAAATTCCACATAGAGCAGCGAACTCAGAAGGCAAAGCAACTAGTGACAGTCTAAAACTAACTGACCCGGATGGCCATGAAGCTGAATCACAATTCACAACACCATTCTTCATCCTTCTTTCATTGTTTTTGCTTCTAACTTTCTGTCGCTCTCCTTTGATGCATGGAGAATGAAACAAAGTTGGCTGGGAAGGTTACAAGGCACAACAACAAGTTCCATGCCCAGAAAATATTTAACAATTCGTGAAAAAAAGAGATACACTACATATTATTGGCAATCATGATTGGAGAACAGAAGAGAAAATGATCCTTATGATATAATGACATATCATCACAATATGTTGTCCTTGATGTTTGTAAAATAATAGAAGGTAGAATTATGAAACCAAGCACGTCATTTGGAACAATGCAGGTATATACCAATACCATGCACGACAGTTGATAGATTACAGATTTACAATGAAAAGATTCTTTTCAAGGAAATATGTGAATGTGATTGTGATCCTGGAACTCTCATCCAGGAGTCAGGACTACCGGATCTCCTCAATCCTCTGCACGACATCGGACATTGTAGGTCTGGAGTTGGTATCTTCACTGCAGCATTTCAGGGCAAGCTGCAGGAGTCGTATCATGTGTTGCTTTTTCCTGTCATTCTGCCACAGTCTTCGGAGCTCCACGTCGAACACCTCCGCTGACCACTCCTCGCGTGCCTCGTGAATAACGGAACGTGCCCACTCTGGCAAATCCACTCCCTCCTCATGCCGTGTGCTCTTTACAGGAGTCTTGCGGGTGAGAATCTCCAGCAGTAGGACGCCAAAGCTGTACACGTCGGCTTCCTGGGAGACCAACTTATCCACGCCAAGTGTTATCAGGCCATGCTCCGACACACATGCATCATGGGTGCTGCTGAGCAGGACATTTGAAGACTTGATGTTGCCATGGCAGCTTGAAGGTCCAACTGAGTGGATGAACGACACCCCACGCGCCACAGCAAGCGAGATGGCTATCCGCTGTTCCCAGTCCAACGTAGCTGTGCGAGAGACTCCAGCGCCTGCAGGATCGGCACACCATGAATTAGTGAGCATCAAAAGCACTCGAACTTTTACAATCAAATGGAAGGCAGAAGTTATACAAGCACATCATATATATTACCGTGGAGCTTGTATGCTAGACTACCCTCGGCCCTCGGGGAAGTAGCTGTGTACTACGAAAATGACAATCTAGCGGCACCGTGTCCGGACTGAGATCCGGTGCCTCGCCTTAAGCAAGGCACACAGCGCCTTGAGGCCTCGTATCCACCCTTCATCTACATCCAACGGACAGGAGCGCAAGTCATGGGTCATTCCTGAGTATCACACGCGCACAAGGCAAACGAGCACAACATTCAGATACGAGGTCCGGCCGCCGCAGCTGTGCTCGCCTCCGGCTATGAAGGAGCTCTGGTTACCCGCCATATCCCTCCACCCACCTGCGACCGTGGCTGATGCGCCCACCTCCGGCAACGACGGAAATCTGAAGCTGACCCACGCCGGTCCGGCCGCTCGCTTCTTCCACCTCCAATGAGCCTTGGACTGCCTTCTCATGCTCCGTTCCTTGCCGCTGGTAGCCAGTAGCTCAAGAATCAAGATCGATTGCACAACACATATTTTTCCAAACGAACAGCAGCAGAACAAAGAAACTGAATTAACGCAAACGACAGAACATCTGGCTAGTTCCAATTCAGAAAAACAACAAGGACGGCGGCTGTTTTGAAGGGTCTGCAAGGTCGTTGGAGGGAGCAGAACTGGGCGTCGGATGCGCTCGCCGGCGGCCTTCGGAAGGGCGGAGCGAGCCGTCGGCGGCCGTCGGAGGGGCGGCCGCGATCCGTGGGATGGAGACGGAGGGGCAACTGCAGAGGCGGAGCGACCAGACGGAGGTGCGTGGAGGAGCAGCAAGCAGGGAGGAGGTGGACGGCGCCGTCGGGCGGCGGCAAAGCGCTGGCCGGGAAGAACCGCCCGCGTTGCTCGTTTTTCTTGCGCGCAATGTGAGGATGGAGGCGTTGACTCGGGGGACTTGACCCGCATTTTGCACTGCTGTCCGTTGGATGTAAGTGGAGGGTGGATGCGAGGCCTCAAGGCGCTGTGTGCCTCGCTTAAGGCGAGGCACCGGATCTCAGTCCACCGTGTCCTACCGGTCACGGATCCACCATCCATAACCGCCGCGATCTGTGCTCTCCCGATACTACCGTCACCGTATTGAGGCAGCAATGTAATACGTACCTTTTGTATTCACGGTGTATTTGTTAGTGGGCCCAAACAACGGATATACTTCCGGCCAAGGAGAAGGGGGCCGGGGGCTAAGAAGAAGATGAGATGCTGCAGCGGTACAGGTGACCGTTGGCCTGGAATTAACTGATCTCCAACCTTTCTTCTCCAGCCGGCCAGGTACAGGTCTCCTCCACGCCGGCCAACGAGTTTACTCCGCGGCGACGGCGTCGACCGGGCATCCTCCTTTTCCCTTTTCTCCTCCCGCTTGCTTCGAGGGGCTGGAACAGTACGAGTCCCGCGGCGGCGCGCACCGGCGGTGAGAGGTACGACGGGGTACCGGAGGATGACGGCGGCGTCGGGTGGTGACGTAGTCTTGGGCGAGCTCTGTGTCGTCTAGTGATACGACGGAAAGCTGGAGCTTGATGGCGGCGTCGGGTTGGCTGTCTGGTTCATCCTTTCCGATTTAGATCTGAGCTTCATTCCGGCAATTCCTTGCTTATTAATGTTTGAACAGGCATAGTGCATTTGCGAAAAATGCTATATATTCTGTACCAGTCAGGACCTTTGTATTGTATTCAACCATTGTATTTATGTCCAGGCCGCCATTTTTAGGTTTACAATTTTCCATTACAAGAAGAACAGGAGCACATCTCGAACAGAATGCAACAAGGTCAGAGAATTTTTTTTCCAATGTAGAGGTTTGGTACGTGGTCGAAACCTTCTTATTCTGTTGGTTTCTCCTAGACCTGACATTTTTCAAAGAATTTGAAGATACCACATGTCCACAAATTTTTGACACAGCTCTAAACTAGCAATATTCTTGTGCCTGCATAAGATTCATTCCTACCAGGCGTCTCCTTAGCTTGCATATCCCTTTCTGTGATGGAGTCTTagtgtgttttatttttcttaaactACAAACAGGAGCAGATGACGACAATGACATGCCCATCAGCATTGATGTTAAAGATGTTCTTGATGTTGATTTGCAAAAAAAGATAACTGTAGCATTTGATTCAAATACAACTATACAAGATTTATCGATCATTTTGGTCTCGATCTTCATACTTTATGGCAACTTCTTCGGATTATTCCTTCACACACATCTTCTGATCAGAAGGTCATTACCTAATCCTTTAGGCCATAAGAAAATGTCTAGTGGTAATCTCACGAGCCAGCCTAGGACTGGGTTATTGAGTTACTCATACAGGTAGATATCCTGCCTTCATATATCATGTTACTGTTTTCTATATTTAGTGATCTTGATTTTCAATGAACTCCAATATTAGCAATGAAGTGTGCAGAAAATGCCATCAATAGTTCACTACTCATTTTGTTTTGGCGCACATTTGGGCAGAGCACTCATGATTATTTTTGGTTAGGGACTTAGTATAGCCTTAATAAATTGTTCATGCTTTCTTAATTTAAAACTGCAGTCCCTTGCATAGACAGTCCTTGGTTTTTGAGCTGCAAGGATTGTTGCTGTATGAACATTGCATTTTGTTCTTTATCAAACACAACTAATTTCTTTGTTTGTTTATTAAATACAGGCATTTCTAGTTTATATTTCAAGTTGGCTTGGTACAAATTGTGTGAATTAGTTTTTATGGACAATGTAGCTGATTAACATTTGCACTGTTCTGTTAACTATTTGCCAGAAGTGGTtgctgctttatttatttttcaatggAAGAAGTACATTATGTGAACTAAATTTTGTACCTAATTGCGAGTTACAAGACCGGAACTACCGACACCCATTCACTTCTGATAGTGATTTCTATTCTCAAGAAGCAACAAGCGAGAATTTTGTCTCTCAAGTAGTGGAGCCAAGTCAATTATATCGACCTTGTCAAGAGTTATGATGACATGTTGTAGACTTCATTTAAGGTTTTATCTTAATTATTATTATTAACACATCAGGTCCGTGGAACAGCTTACAATGACTTTGAGCGTGATAAACAATGGTGGAGAACACCTTTTTGTCCGGTTTTCTTGCAAAGAGCAGCCTAGGATCTGCTCTTAGGATGGTCCTTGGATCTGAAACTGTAAATGCAAGTCAGTTTGTGCAATCTGCATTTTGTCAACTGAGTTCTTTCGCTGACAGAAACTCTCAAATCCTCTTCGGATATTGAATCGAAGGTTTCTGAAAGGCCCGAGGAATCCCTGGATAACTCTTGTACCAAATGAATTGCAACAGCAGAAGATTGATTCAAAGGCTTTTGGTACAATTCAGGTTCTCAGAGTGAACCTGCATATACTCGCTAGCGTTGTTAAAAGTGAAGGAAATAACCTAGTTCATATGAATGTCTTGAAtcctacatcaactttaattataCTGCTGAAATAATAGAGACGAGGATAACTATCAAATCCATACTTGTTCGAGCACATACAAAGATACGAAAATACTTTTTGTACTTAAGACACATGCGGATGTGTGCTTcagtatcaatgaataacaattgttttaaataataataattagGCATCAATACATTATAAAGCTAGAACTATTTTTCCTTCCGTTTCCTTTTTTTGTTGGTTCCATTTCCTTCCGGTCTGTCAACTGTCGGACACGTCCTAATATCATGGTCCGGAGACTTGCAGGCGCTGCAGAACCTGGTTTGATGTACTCCAGCTCGCCCACCAGGTGTATCGACAGCCGGGTACCCCTCTGACGTCTTCTCTTTTCGGCGGACATTGCTGTCAAAATGCGAAAACAATCTTCGATTTGATGGTTGTCCTGCTTTCCTTTTTATTGCTGGAGCTTTGATTGATCCAACATCTATCCCAAAATTTCTCGCCCTGTCATAGATTTTTAGTCCATTGGATGAATATTCAGTGGAATCAGTACTCTCGGAAATATCAGGAGCATCTCCAGCTTGTGGTTGCAGGGCATGTATTATATCCAACCTGGCGAGGTTGTGCTGATTTTTGATTTGTATGCAGCGATGTCTTTATTAGCCTTTTCAATAGCTTTCATTGCAATATCAGCTTGTGGTGCCATCATACTCGTCCATTGCTAACTAAATCCAAGCTTGACATGTATAGCCTCTTATGCCTCACCGTTCGAGAAATTGCCTTCATATCCACATTTGATGGCCTATGTCTTAATCCAAAAAATCCTTCTCTTGCAAACTTTGTCCATCTCTTCATAATATGGAAGTCAGGAATAGAGGTTATCCCTTTGTTA contains:
- the LOC124698462 gene encoding pollen receptor-like kinase 1 yields the protein MDHPENIVTELIQEEHRLKWIALSNHNVKCFTEDEIKRFTNNYETILGRGAFGEVYKGVLEDKSMVAVKRFICNVKENFAKELTVHREINHKNVVRLVGYCVDENALMVVTEYIPKGNLSNILHQDSIAIALDTRLRIAIECAEALGYMHSQMYTQVIHGDIKPGNILLDDELRAKISDFGISRLVNTENTLYTLNVIGSIGYMDPLFVQNGRLTAKSDVYSFGVVLLELITRKKAITEGGEIVLVGSFTAALSKGFGSVRGMIDPDIATSSEMKTVEEIAKLAGKCLKMELDKRPEMLEVAECLRRIRKAPHQVQEKLTMFSWWRKSKLASAQTTPLGSTKTCQLFELDDLLAASAEVLGKGIVGSTYKVTLHSGYEVVAKRLKDVHLPKAKFEQHVTLIGAIQNKHVVPLRWYYYSRDEKMLVYSFIPMGSLAEVLHGGRGSGRTPLDWQQRAAISLAAARGVASIHLVGPSSCHGNIKSSNILLTDTHDACVSENGLITLGMFPGASGYSAPEITNKKWVSQKADAYSLGVVLMELLTGKAPTQTQLDLPRWVRSVAREEWVAEVLDVELLRQGQKDGQDGCMLQLLQLALNCCSQDPKLRPTMSDVVQRIEEIQNSG
- the LOC124695705 gene encoding probable inactive receptor kinase At5g58300, with amino-acid sequence MRRQSKAHWRWKKRAAGPAWVSFRFPSLPEVGASATVAGGWRDMAGNQSSFIAGGEHSCGGRTSYLNVVLYTATSPRAEGSLAYKLHGAGVSRTATLDWEQRIAISLAVARGVSFIHSVGPSSCHGNIKSSNVLLSSTHDACVSEHGLITLGVDKLVSQEADVYSFGVLLLEILTRKTPVKSTRHEEGVDLPEWARSVIHEAREEWSAEVFDVELRRLWQNDRKKQHMIRLLQLALKCCSEDTNSRPTMSDVVQRIEEIR